TATCCCCAACGTAAATCAAGCTTGGAGAACACCTTGCTGCCATTCATGTCTTCCAGCATTTCGTCCACCGTCGGGATCGGGTATCGTTCACGTTGAACTGCAGTATTGGCCCGTCTCATATCGACACAAATTCGAATTTCCCCGTTTTTTCTTTGGCACAACGACAAGTGGTGATACCCAAGCCGTGGGGTTGTTTACCTTCTCAATTATGTCCATCTTCTCCAGCTCTTCAAGCTTCTTGTTCACGCTTTTTCTTACATTAAATGGTAAGCGTCGTAGCGGTTGTGCTACTGGAGTCACGTTTTTGTCGACATGAATTCTAAGCTGAAAATTTTTAAGCTTCCCTACTCCATCGAAAACAGTATTCCTTGAGGCAACGATCTTATCTATTTCGCTTATAACAGAACAAAAGTCTGACCCCTCGACTCCAATACGTAGAACTCCTAGCTCGACTGCTGTATCCTTCCCTAGTAAGGAAATATAATCACCTTTAACGACAGCAAATTCTGCAGATGTTTCACGTAACCCATACTTTGCAACTGTCTGAAAAGTTCCTAGTATTTGTAGTGGTTCCTTTGATCCGTAAGAAAACAATCTTTTGGTATTTCTCGATAGGGACATATTCTCGTTGTTAGCGCGGATGGCGCTCCATATATCGGAGTTTACGATGTTGCAGGTAGCGCCAGAGTCGATTAGCATTTGCACTGTAGCTCCGCCCACATTAATGTCTATCATGCCATTTGTATACTTGCCGTGCAGGCAAACGCGAACTCGTCCTCCGAAGATTCGCTCTGTACtaaatgaacatgttttgtaCTGCGGTCCCTACCTGGTTTTGTGCGCGGGGTATCCCATTTCGTTTTACACACTTTTGCGAAATGTCCCTTTTTTCCGCACTTATTACAATTTTTGTCCTTAGTGATTGTACAATTCCTTGCAATGTGGCCCTTGCGCCCGCAACGAAAACACGTGGCATCCCTCTGTGAACTTTTCTCACTCCCGTACCTTTTTGGGTGATTCACCGACGGTCTGACAGTATTAACATCAGAGTTTGAAAACGTTTCACTGCCCTTAAATCTGTCTGCTTGCTCGTCTACAATTTCGCCAGCTCGGGCTATATCCATCGCGTTTTTCAAAGTTAGTTCCTTTTCCTTTAGGAGCCTTTTCCTTAATTTTGACGATTTGCACTTTTCAACGATTTGGTCGCGAATATTGTCATCTGGCTTTTCAAACTCGCAGGTCACGGCCAACTTGCGCAGCCTAGTCACAAAACTGTCGATTTTCTCTGTTTCACCTTGTGCCGCATTTCTGAACAAATGGCGCTCGAACGCTATGTTCCGTTTTGGTTGAAAATACTCATCCAATTTCGTTTTAGCGCCCTCCAAGTCGTCTCACGTATCACCGAGGGTATCGAATATTTCCTGAACTTCACTTCCCGCTGAATGCAGAAACAGAGCCCTTTTTTGCGCTTTATCTGTAATGCCGGACGCTGTTAGGTAGAATTCAAAAGTTTTCTTCCATTTATCCCACCTTTGTGAGACACTGGTTTGGTCACCATTTACATCAAACGGACTTATTGCAGGTAGCTGCAATGCCTTTGCCattgtgcaattttttttatcctcgTCGCCAATGTACTGTCCGTAATTGTCGTGCTCTAGACACTCATAAGAGGAACGCGTCTGTCCAATTCAACTCTTTAATTCTAAACTACATAACTAAGCAATTTCACAAACCGCGTGGCTGAGGCTGTCAACATCAATTACTGACTTAATACTAAATATATAGCTTTCGCTGATAGAGCACATTCCTAAGTGTGGGAAAACATTTAATCTgaatgaactatttaagatatagACATTACAATATTAGTACACATTTAAACAGGAACATACGACAGAAGAAGGGTCCCATTCATATCTATAAAAATCCCCATTCCTTGACAATAATTCATCGGGGCTTAAAGAATGTCAGTCCATATACTTTGTTTCTGGTTTAACACAAACACGAGTCAAATCCAGTAAGACAAGGGATCCAAACACGATGGTAAGTATGAGAATTCCTATGTATCCAGCTGCCTGGGCTGACGGGCGGGGATCCGATACAGATACGAGAGTGCGAGTGTGAGAACTTGTGTTCCGTGTATCAACCTTCAACTCTTTAGAGATGTTGTTCACCTTTTCTTGAGTAACAGGATCCAGGTCGTCAAAATCGATCCCCCCAGAATTGCAGGAACAGTTACAACTCTTGGATGCTAAAACGATGTCATATTCTGTAAGAAAACAAACCAGGACTTTTTAATCTATGGAAAATTTAAAGCATAACAAAGAAAGTGACTCTTTTCAGCATGGTTAAAAGAATGGACAGTTCCAGGTGAATATATTTAACCTCAAATAAAGAGTTGAAACTAATCTCATCAACGAAATCTCGTGAAAAGGAAACGTTTGAATGAGTCAAATGTAAATCTGCATTACATTGTTCAAAATGCTTGCATCATGGCCAGTGGCTCTTGAGgggaagattttgaaagatttttctcATGTACTAAAATATCGATCCCTTTTTaggccccaacctacctcccGGGGAACAtgattcaaacaaacttgaatatgcactatctGAGGATGGTTTCGTGCTACTCATCACCCTGTAGTTTTTTTTAGAACATTTTCTAATTTCCCCCATATATTCCCATATACAATTTTGAATCGGCATTGTGACCCAGATCTACCCCTGGGACATTGATTTGATCCAGCTGCTTGGATCTGATAATAAGCTTTCCTTTATCCTCTTATGTAAAACCTGTCAAGGTTACTGGGCAGTCACGGAATAACCCAGCATAATACTGTGTGTTTAATTGTTACTGGACAGTCACGGAATATGCATTCTGGTTGAAGTTCTCATCAAGTAAATTTGAATGTGTCAATCAAGAATGGCTAATTCGAATTCTAGGGATTCTTTCTATTCTGAATAATCTATTTGCTCACAGACGCCAATGTTTTCACGCAAGCTTTGAATCAGTATGAACAAGTTTACACTATATATAATATGTGGTATGTATACCTGATAAATTATTATAATCAGTTTATCAACTGGTTGTTCGTTTCTGGGAGGAAACCCACGTATCCGAGCGGGCGACCTTCTAACATACAATCACGTGCAAGTCGGTAAATAGTATGTAACTAATGTTCATTGTTATCATGTCagactgccgatcacggggaccGAACTCGGGTTGTGTGTGGGCTGTGAGAACTCGGGTTGTGTGTGGGCTGTGAGAACTCGGGTTGTGTGTGGGCTGTGAGAAGCGAGTGCATTAACCACTACGCTATTCGGACAACCGGAGTGAGAATCAAGGAATTTTAGAAACCATGCCTATTTTAGCATATACAATTCTGCTCCTGAGGAATTTGATTCCGATTTCAAAACTACAGTAATGAAAGTGTCATTTGACAGAATTAAGATCATTAgtattaaattttcttttctttgattgACAGTGCCGCATTTGGTTGTTTCTGGCTCGAGTCCTTTTACGTACACATCGAAAAGTTATTAAAGAACAACAATGCAATGTATTCGTATTagatttctttattttcaaaacatatagCGTAACATTCAGTGTGCGTAAATAACTCACAATTTGCATCCCTTAACTCAACTGGTTCTTGCTAAGTTTCCATGATTTTGATCTCGATTTCTGTCTCAAGTAAGAAAATGCTAAAAGAACTAAAACTAGCTAAATCTCAAAAGTGATCCTGGTGCGTattattcttgagaagaagatatttaaagatttttcctatatctcatgtaaaactttaatcctcTATTGAATCCCCAACCTAtccttgggggccatgatttggaCAACTAGAATCTTcgttatgtcagaaagctttcacatAAGTTTCATCTTTTATTGCCCTGCGattttttgaaaagatttttaaatgaccccaacctactttttaacactttcttgattatctccttGGAAAAGGAgatgacctttcatttgaacaaacttgaatcaccttcacccaaggatgctttgtggcaagtttggttgaaattgacagtGTTTATGGAGAAGAGATGAATTGTAAATCGTTGACGatgccgacgacagacaacggataaattttgatcaaaaaAGCTGACTTGAGACTTTGACTCAGGTGTGTTAAACTGTAATAAGGAATAACGTTATCTACAGAGAGGTTTTATAACTGtcgaaaataaaataaaataaacatgtatatcaataaaagtTAGACAGGACCGAATCTTTCCCCGCACTTATCATGAAAACGACACTTAGATGTTATACTTACGCACAATGATCACAAGAAACCAGGAAAGTAATGTATATTTCGTCGCCATGTTCTTTAATCAACACTATATACACAGTGatactgacaaaatcaatgaacTACCCGTTAAACATTTACTTTTAAACTAATCAATAGTTCTACTCGTGTAGACGATCAATACCTTACAATATAATTCTATAGAGGCTGTGGtaaatcttttatttgtttcaaTGATACACAACACTTTCACTTATTGCACAAGACGAAAATTGATCTATCCACCATTTCCTTTCAAGTTTGTATCGATCAGTTCCCTTTCTTTAAGAAATCAACATACCCCCAACCCCCGTGTGGCACTATCAAAAAGGGTATTCAACTTTAAATTTAGAATGTAATGATAGAGAAAACTCGGCAACCAAAATACCAAATTAGGCCAAgtattctaaaaataataaGCAGTATCCTGAATGAATTGATTTATAACCTTGTGATTGTAACGTGCGGGGTGGTGGTATCAAACTAATTTCCCCATTTCACTAAAGAATCAGACCTGATGGATGGCGCTGCTGAAATATACAGATAAGCGCAACACGTTTACAGAATGTATATAGAAGAGACATGTTAACTCAAGGAAGATAGCAGGacaaaaaccaaaaaatatCCAATGCTCCACAAACACTAAATCACTAAAGTTTGGGGACATATCGAATTTACTTGGGTTCTTATTATTTTCCATCGGAAGACTTTGCTATTATTCTTAATAGGTAGATATTCACTTCATCtgcgagtgttctcagaaaccatgtaatctcggctgagattcggatcggctgaatatttggacagACGCCTTCAcagaatctcggagcagtcattcataattcatgtctggaaatttgtctgtgaaaatatttttagataGCATGAAGACATATtatttatagaagttatgagattgatcactgttcgtcatcttcacctttcatcagaatCATTACAGCCTGGATTTCATTTGAGCGTAAATTGTCAAGATAAACGCTGAGAAATCACATTAAATattaaatgcatttattattttttaaatttcattgaaGGAATGCATAAAACtactgaattttaaaaaaacaaaacattatatacatatactgatCAAACTTGTTTTACGTCGTtaacaattcaaattttaaagtaACCACAGTGATCAAATGTTTGGTTCAAATCCTTATTTGtcaaaaaattcaaacaatctGTGATCCGATATTGATGCAGTATGATAAAGAAAAAGGCTAAGACATGAATCAACATTAACAGATGATGGACACATTCGCATTCTCATTGAATCATTAACTAGTGAGTAGTAGTGTAGCAGATACCCAGGGATTGTAAGGATAAATGTAATGTAAATCTACTCCTCTAGACTGCAAATGTTGTTTTAGatgtgtaaattatttgattgtTATTGattctaactacatgtactcTAAAACTTGAAGTTATATTCTGGAGTAaccaaaaatgtttgaaaggGGAGGGGGAATGTAACAAGATGGTGCATTTTCCACCCCAAAAATTAGCACAGactgaacattttcaatcaaatagggggggggggggtctcttCTAAATCCGTCActtaatatttctaaaaattacACATGAAATACAATCTAAGGCAATCTGTATAGGGGATGGGGTCTATTTCAATGAATAATTTGGGTAGCAAATGTATTAATCGGTTTAAAGTCGAAGAGAAGCAGTTAAGAACACTGATAAGTGCTAAAAAGAGATGGGGAAATGTGCTCGCCTTGCTTGCCCCCTAGCGTAGCCACAAATAGTTCACCATAGCTAGATTTATCTTTGCAGCAATATTTAGTACATGTGTTTTATGAGATTGTAAAACTTTCCACTTATGTCTTTTTTGTATAGTTTGGATATTATAAAAGTTCTCTCAATTGTATCAAAAGCTTTGGTAAAGGCAACAAAACATGCATATATCTTTTGTTTCTTGTGTTTTATATGACATTATTGCCCTTAGAGCATAGTAAGTTTTTATAGTGGTTCACAAACATGTGATGACTTGGGGAGTGTATTTCATTTGACTTTAGTTCACTATGAAATACAAAACCTCATTAGAAGgtgatcctcatgtgatgtcaatctttatttaattaaactttgcgcatgacataaatatttcgttcagaggaattttattcactatataaaataacaatattggtaaactattgatactgaaaacgtttttattttccaaagataatcatttataatttttaaaatgttgtcaagggcaataactcctatgctggaatttcctctagtGCATGTCTATTATGCAATGGTTTCCCTTGTATCCACAATCAATGTccacatatttatgaattagcaggtttttaaactgttgacatttaaaatttgtcatttcaacaagtttttatatattcttattattctgATTAACGAAAATAAGAGATTTTTTATGTTcatttatatacagtgtacttCTGTTTCTTGCTTGTCTGACGTCCTCAAACAGCTGGCATCATACACATTTTctagatcggtaaagttggctactagtaaccagctactagtaactggctacttttagagaaaagttggctactagtagccagctactaaaagtaagaaaagtgagctactcgtagccagctactacaattaagatataaaagttataattactaaTTACCAGATAAAGGTAATTGAATTTGAACATTATTATCTATCAGGTTTATTTCTAAAGATggcgaggagtcgtatgaaattccAAACTTCATGCTCAAATTTCCCCCAATcacttacatgtaactttgcaatgcaaaatacgaataaacttttccagctgagtgtttactttgaaaatgatacggattgaattcagactttcattcatttgatataccatccattttgagatatcagctacttttacaatttgattcgagttaccctgaaatttcaacatttgtgtAAATGTCATAAGGAACTTTGTGTTtgtgttagatatctgacgaatttacgactatacatatgacaTGAAGTGATATAGGGTGTTTTGATATGCCACCAATTTTCAGTTATCTCTCATAAGgaaatcagctacttatacattttgattagaTGTACAATAAATTCAATATCTGTGtgaatatcttaaggaactctgtgtttatCTTAGATATCTAACTAAATTACCACGATACTTATGGTGAGTAGTGATATAGGGTATCTTGATATGTCATAAATTTTCAGATATGACGCTTAAGGAAGTCGGATACTTATAGCTTTTGATTCAAGATAACCTGCAATTTCAGGATTTTCGTAAACATCCTACGAAAATcggtgtttgtattagatatctgactaatttatgACTATACATATCAAGAGGAGTGATATcttaatatacaatcaattttcAGAAATCACGCTAAAGGAAATCAGCTACTTTTACATTCTGATTCGAAATGcaatgaaatttcaacatttgcTTGAATACCTTAGGAACTCTGTGTTCATATTAGACACCTGACTAATCTGCAACCATACTACGAGAAGTGATATTAAGCATCATGATATACAATCagttttcagatatcacgcttaaggaaatCAGCTACGTATACCTTTTGATTCAAGGTACACAGTCAGTGGCgaatttaaggggggggggggcgcagccagccccccccctccccataaaatttcaaatttaaggtaaatcgtggtctcttgatTAAGAAAATGTagacgataaaagaagcaataccttcttccactctcggagaaataaatgacaacattttttgatttattgaattatttttattgggagaacttaccccccccccaaaccctcttcgccccctgggcccccagcctcataaagttgccccctaaccgcaattcctggatccgcctctgacAGTTATTTCTATTATATGTTTGCATGGATTTCTTAAGGAAATCTGCGATAATTTGTCTGACAAAATTACGATGATACATATGACAAGgcgtgatattaggtatcttgatatgccatcaattttcaggtATCAcgcttaacgaagtcagctacttataccttttgattgcagcaggtaacctgaaatttcagaTTTTTCGTAATATCTTATGaaaatgtgtgtttgtattagataactgactaatttacaactatccatatgaagaggagtgatatcgGGTGTCTTGATGTGCCATCAGTTTTCAggtatcacgcttaaggaagtcagctacttatatcTTTTGATTCAAGGTACACTGAAATTTCAATAATTGCATGAATACCTAAAGTGAAGTCTATGTTTATATCAGATATCTGACgaatatacatttgtatcatGACAAGGAGTGACATCGAGTatcttgatataccatcaattttcagatatctgggtaatgaaatcaaatatttcaCGTTTTGAATGAAGGTACAATGTACACCAACATTTCATGTTTTCTGAAAACCTAGAGGAACTACATGCTTGTGTTATTCATGGCTCCATACTGAAGCTAGCATTCAATAACCAGCAGTCGCTAAAGAAAATCATCAAAGAACTGATAGTACtcaaagaaaaatattgaatttaaaacctgttttaaagaaatgattgaattaaattcaagtttgaatttaaaaacaagaggctcatgggccacattgctcacttgagcagcagttcctagcaataaataaacttgagcaaaactatcattttacaagcagcttggtgcagaattttttttcaaaggtaacgactaaaaattcattaattatcaaatttaattattaaacttgactacaaattcatgaagtatcatatgcccttgtagacgggtatggcctttcatattaacaaatttcatctaaggatgctttgtgccgagtttggttccctatacatttgcatgtaaaactttgatcccctattgagaccccttcctaaccccaggggtcatgatttttacaaacttaaatctccaCTTTGTCTGGAAGCTTGCATGTAAGTTCAGCTTTTctgggccagtggttcttgaaaatatttttgaatgacccacccaatttttgcatttttgtgattatctcccctttgaaggggacatgaccctttctttgagcaaacttgaaagtccttcaccaaaggatgctttttaccaagtttggttgaaattggctcagtggttctggagaagaaaatgaaaatgtggaaagtttaCGACAACGATAACGAAGACGACGCACAAcagaaagttttgatcagaaaagctcacttgagcatGAATGATGAATTCAATTGTTATCGGTGATTTTTTACTGAAACGATGAAGGCATTTTATTTCCAGATCTTTTAGAGCAATAAAAGTTGTCAATGTACATGaaaataagatacatgtatcatgatcTTAGGCATTAAGTACAATTTATACAAAGAAAGCTACATGATGTGGGatttttcatgatttcaaaattgttcatattATCATCTTCCAACCCTTTTAAAAGTATATTGTATTAGATTAAACCTTTTATATACATTAGCCTACCT
Above is a genomic segment from Ostrea edulis chromosome 3, xbOstEdul1.1, whole genome shotgun sequence containing:
- the LOC130052616 gene encoding uncharacterized protein LOC130052616, whose protein sequence is MATKYTLLSWFLVIIVQYDIVLASKSCNCSCNSGGIDFDDLDPVTQEKVNNISKELKVDTRNTSSHTRTLVSVSDPRPSAQAAGYIGILILTIVFGSLVLLDLTRVCVKPETKYMD